One region of Ostrinia nubilalis chromosome 14, ilOstNubi1.1, whole genome shotgun sequence genomic DNA includes:
- the LOC135078298 gene encoding proteoglycan 4-like has product MAPMRGERGGSPARGARPALPLPRRLIRQIARHVASSGRSLRRLEVSGRVIDNFDDIDDASDESDLEAPQPAVACGGNAGNLPPADHDDDLTSLSWLQDRNLLRGINLTKSDMEDSKMIASQVVIKSEISKTPPPVARLPSPPRTPCKAPPSPPAPAHTKPPYSFSCLIFMAIEAAPARALPVKEIYAWIVRHFPYFKNAPQGWKNSVRHNLSLNKCFHKVAAAPGLGKGSLWTVDPQHRATFLQTLGRQPIPPAPPDSPPPCKNAPDPQLFPFLARRLQASPPPTPPPPPGADEYRAAATVLAMKYGPAVLDQVKVAYAIARRLQASPAPPSADEYSAAYSAAATVLAMKYEPAVLDQRGDCTRDEYRAAATVLALKYEPAVLDQGKVDNAIERCLQASPPPTPQPPPGADEYRAAATVLAMKYGPAVLDQTSPPPTPPPPPPPGADEYRAAATVLAMKYGPAVLDQLPPAAHLVISRCARDEHSYSVGEERRTAEALLNLAGLKTSDDADEVTQNSFKLTSERTRKPRPQETSDDADEVTQNSFKLTSERTRKPRPQKTSDDADEVTQNSFNLTSERTRKPRPQETSDDADEVTQNSFKLTSERTRKPRPQETSDDADEVTQNSFKLTSERTRKPRPQETSDDADEVTQNSFKLTSERTRKPRPQETSDDADEVTQNSFKLTSERTRKPRPQKTSDDADEVTQNSFNLTSERTRKPRPQKTSDDADEVTQNSFNLTSERTRKPRPQKTSDDADEVTQNSFNLTSERTRKPRPQKTSDDADEVTQNSFNITSERKRKPRPQKTSDDADEVTQNSFNLTSERTRKPRPQKTSDDADEVTQNSFNLTSKRKRKPRPQKTSDDADEVTLANQSTSKLTIERPRARCTRKPRPQKTSDDANNQVTLANQNSSNLTSKRPRAQRTRKPRPHETSDDANNEDVIMPLYRH; this is encoded by the exons ATGGCGCCAATGCGTGGAGAACGCGGAGGCTCGCCAGCGCGAGGCGCCCGGCCCGCCCTGCCTCTGCCGCGGCGGCTGATCCGCCAGATTGCTCGCCACGTCGCGTCCAGCGGCCGCTCGCTGCGCCGCCTCGAGGTCTCCGGGAGGGTCATAGACAACTTCGACGACATCGACGACGCGTCGGACGAGTCGGATCTCGAAGCGCCACAACCGGC AGTGGCGTGTGGCGGTAACGCCGGCAATCTGCCCCCAGCCGACCACGATGACGACCTTACCAGCCTCAGCTGGTTACAAGACAGAAATCTACTACGAG GTATAAATCTAACAAAAAGCGATATGGAAGACTCAAAAATGATTGCCAGCCAAGTGGTAATAAAG TCAGAAATATCGAAAACCCCCCCGCCCGTCGCTCGCTTGCCCTCCCCCCCTCGGACGCCTTGCAAGGCGCCGCCCtcaccgcccgcgcccgcccacACCAAGCCGCCATATTCCTTCTCCTGCCTAATCTTCATGGCCATAGAAGCGGCCCCTGCAAGAGCATTGCCCGTGAAAGAGATATACGCGTGGATCGTCCGACATTTCCCATACTTCAAGAACGCGCCGCAGGGATGGAAGAACAGTGTGCGGCATAATCTCTCGTTGAACAAGTGCTTCCATAAG GTCGCTGCTGCGCCAGGTCTCGGCAAAGGTTCCCTTTGGACGGTGGATCCACAGCACCGAGCGACATTTTTACag ACACTAGGCCGGCAGCCGATCCCGCCGGCGCCGCCGGACTCGCCGCCGCCGTGCAAGAACGCGCCGGATCCGCAACTGTTTCCGTTCCTGGCGCGCCGGCTACAGGCTTCcccgccgcccacgccgccgccgccgccgggtgCCGACGAATATCGCGCCGCCGCTACGGTGTTGGCGATGAAATATGGGCCTGCTGTGCTCGATCAG GTTAAAGTAGCTTATGCCATAGCGCGGCGGCTGCAGGCTTCCCCGGCACCGCCGAGTGCCGACGAGTATTCCGCCGCGTATTCCGCCGCTGCTACGGTGCTAGCGATGAAGTATGAACCTGCTGTGCTCGATCAG CGCGGCGACTGCACGCGCGACGAGTATCGCGCCGCCGCTACGGTGTTGGCTCTGAAGTATGAACCTGCTGTGCTCGATCAG GGTAAAGTAGATAATGCTATAGAGCGCTGCCTACAAGCCTCCCCGCCGCCcacgccgcagccgccgcccgGCGCCGACGAATACCGCGCCGCTGCTACGGTCTTAGCGATGAAATATGGGCCTGCTGTGCTTGATCAG ACCTCcccgccgcccacgccgccgccgccgccgccgcccggcgcTGATGAATATCGCGCCGCCGCTACGGTGCTGGCTATGAAGTATGGACCTGCTGTGCTCGATCAG CTGCCGCCAGCGGCGCACCTCGTAATATCCCGCTGTGCGCGCGACGAGCATTCGTACAGCGTCGGCGAAGAGCGCCGCACGGCCGAGGCGCTTCTCAACCTCGCCGGCCTC AAGACAAGTGACGACGCTGATGAGGTGACGCAGAACAGTTTTAAGCTAACCAGTGAACGCACGCGCAAGCCCCGCCCACAGGAGACAAGTGACGACGCTGATGAGGTGACGCAGAACAGTTTTAAGCTAACCAGTGAACGCACGCGCAAGCCCCGCCCACAGAAGACAAGTGACGACGCTGATGAGGTGACGCAGAACAGTTTTAACCTAACCAGTGAACGCACGCGCAAGCCCCGCCCACAGGAGACAAGTGACGACGCTGATGAGGTGACGCAGAACAGTTTTAAGCTAACCAGTGAACGCACGCGCAAGCCCCGCCCACAGGAGACAAGTGACGACGCTGATGAGGTGACGCAGAACAGTTTTAAGCTAACCAGTGAACGCACGCGCAAGCCCCGCCCACAGGAGACAAGTGACGACGCTGATGAGGTGACGCAGAACAGTTTTAAGCTAACCAGTGAACGCACGCGCAAGCCCCGCCCACAGGAGACAAGTGACGACGCTGATGAGGTGACGCAGAACAGTTTTAAGCTAACCAGTGAACGCACGCGCAAGCCCCGCCCACAGAAGACAAGTGACGACGCTGATGAGGTGACGCAGAACAGTTTTAACCTAACCAGTGAACGCACGCGCAAGCCCCGCCCACAGAAGACAAGTGACGACGCTGATGAGGTGACGCAGAACAGTTTTAACCTAACCAGTGAACGCACGCGCAAGCCCCGCCCACAGAAGACAAGTGACGACGCTGATGAGGTGACGCAGAACAGTTTTAACCTAACCAGTGAACGCACGCGCAAGCCCCGCCCACAGAAGACAAGTGACGACGCTGATGAGGTGACGCAGAATAGTTTTAACATAACCAGTGAACGCAAGCGCAAGCCCCGCCCACAGAAGACAAGTGACGACGCTGATGAGGTGACGCAGAACAGTTTCAACCTAACCAGTGAACGCACGCGCAAGCCCCGCCCACAGAAGACAAGTGACGACGCTGATGAGGTGACGCAGAACAGTTTCAACCTAACCAGTAAACGCAAGCGCAAGCCCCGCCCACAGAAAACAAGTGACGACGCTGATGAGGTGACCCTCGCTAACCAGAGCACTTCTAAGCTAACCATTGAACGTCCCCGCGCGCGATGCACTCGCAAGCCCCGCCCACAGAAAACAAGTGACGACGCGAATAATCAGGTTACTCTTGCTAATCAgaacagttctaacctaaccagTAAACGCCCCCGTGCGCAACGCACGCGCAAGCCCCGCCCACACGAAACAAGTGACGACGCGAATAATGAG GATGTAATAATGCCGTTATACCGCCATTAA